The nucleotide window AAAAATAAACTTAGTGTAAACATTATACTTACTATTTTTCATAATCTCCTTTTTTTTGACCTTAAATCTTTTAACTTACTGTTTTCTTGTCATTCCGAGGCACGAGGAATCGCATAAAGTGATTCAGCAAGTGTGATTCCTCGTGCCTCGGAATGACAAAATCGGGTTGTTTACAATCTCTTTTGCACTTATACTACAAAAATATTACGGTTTTGTTCCCCAACTTTTATTGGGTTCCCTTCCCATTTCCAACTCTAATTTTCCACCTTTTAGAATATCTGATTGCAAAATCCTGAAATCAGATATTGATTGTCCGTTCCATTTTGCCCATTGAATGTATTTATTTTCTTTGGAAGCATTTTTGGCTTCAATAATTAATTTATCTCCGCGGTTGTATTTCCCTCCAAAATAAACAGTTGTGTTTTCGAATCTTGGGCTTCCTATTTCATAAATTGGTGTTGCAGAACAACCACCATCCATTTGAAACAGTCCAATGGCACTCATTACATACCAACTGCTCATTTGCCCTAAATCTTCGTCTCCGGGATAGGCATCATAAGGAGTTGTTCCATAATATTGCTCCTGAATGGCACGTGCCCATTTTTGAGTTAGCCAAGGTTGACCTGCCCAATTAAATAAATACGAAACTTCCATAGCAGGTTCATTTCCATGATTGATTGGGAAGGCCGAGAAGTTGTCACCGGAAGCATTAAAATTAGCCAATGCCGATTTTTCCATTGCCTCATTCAATCGGGAAACAAAACGATCTTTCCCCATTTCGTTTACCAATTCTGTTGGATTATGCGGAACAAACCAAGTGTAATTAAACGAATTTCCTTCGACAAAGCCCGGAGTATGATAGGGGTCAAATGGCGTTAACCAATTTCCATCTTTGTCTTTTGGCCTTGCAAACCCCGTTGCTGCGTCAAATATATTTTTCCAATTTTCGGAGCGTTTCAAAAAATAATCACAGTCCTCTTTTTTGTTCAATGCCAATGCCATTTGCGACAAGCAATAATCATCATACGCATATTCCATTGTATTGGATGCCGAACCTATCTTCAAAGGGACATACCCATACTTCATATAGGCTTCGATATCTTCGACGCCAACTGTTCCGCCTCCTTCGTATTTTTGCGGTTTGGTGGTAAGCATTTTTTTAAATCCTTCAAAAGCAATATTTAAATCAAAATCACGAATACCGCTTTGCCAAGCACCCATCACCTGCGAAACGCCATGAGTTGCCACCATCACTCCTGTGTGTTCTACACCTGCTGGATCGGTATTCATCCAACCACTGTTTTTATACAATTCGATTGCGGAGCGCGCCCATTTTGAAGAAATTTCGGGAGTAACCAAATTAAACAACTGTTGATTGTTCCAAAAGGTATTCCAATATTCGCCACTCACTATACAATCATCTGGGTTTTTGAGCTGACAAATTTTTTCATTTTCATCTACAAATCGCCCATCAATATCAGACCAAATTGCTTTTGCAGACAAGGCTCTGTACATATTGGTATAGAATTTTACTTTTTGCAAATAATCGTCCGTTTCAATCTGAACACGTCCCAAATAATCATTCCAAATTGTTCTTGCATTTTGAACTACTTTTTCAAAATCCCAACCAAAAGGTTCAGTAATTTCTTTTTGAAGATTGTTTTTGGCGCCAGCCAAATCAACCAAAGAAACTCCAGTACGCACTTCAATTGTCTCTCCTTTTTTTGTTTTGAAATTCAGAAAAACACCCAAATCTCCTTTCCCTTCCACCGAAGCGGTATTCATTTGAATTTTGGGCTCAGTTGCAAATTCATGAGTTCTTTTCCATTCACCTATGTATCCTGTCACGGGAGGGATTTCGTTATTGGTCCAGCTTCCCATAGAATCGAATGGTTTGCTAAATTGCATCACAAAATGAATTGTATAAAGTTGTTCCAATGAATAACCTGTGAAAGCGTTAAAATAAGTAGCATAACCTTCGATTTGATTATTGGAAACTTTAGTAATTTTTGCTTCTTTCAAATTATGAGGATATTCATTTGGCGTAAACATGTCCACTATAATTCGTGCCGAATCAGACTGTGGAAAAGTATAGCGCTGCAAAGAAGCGCGACGGGTAGCCGTAATTTCGGCTTTAATTTTCGTATCGGTCATAAAAACGCTGTATTTTCCAATTTTCGCCGATTCCAATTTTTTATCAATACGAGAACGGTAACCCGAATCGGGATTTTTCTCCGTTCCAGTATTCACCTGTAATTTTCCCGTTGTTGGCATGGTCAGTAATCCGCACATTGTCCAATCCGAAAAATGACTGAAACCCATGATATTTTCAACCGTATATTCGTAACCTGATTTCCATGTTTCATCCTGATTGTCGGGAGCTATTTGCACCATTGACAAAGGCAGAGAGGGGCCGGGTTTAAACATCCAGCGTGAATTTCCGGTTCCTATTAATCCGTCAACATAGTCGGATACAGTTTGCAATGGCTGTTTAGAACGAATAATAGTACCCGAATAAACTGTTTTGTTTTCAGATTTTATCACAACAGAAGCTGGAACTTTTTGGTTCCCAACAATTGCCGGCATCGGAATTTCGATGATGCTGTTTCCTGTTTCAATTTTTTTCGAAACCGAAGGCAGTCCATTTATTGACACTTCAATTGTGGCATCTTTATCCATTTGGACAATATCAACCAAAAGTGGCTGGATACGCTTTTTTTCTTTATTTATTTCAAAAGGAGCCGCTTTTGCCGAAAGAATTAATGACGAAGTTGCTGTTTCCAAATCGATTTTTTTTCCTTCCATTCGGATGTCATCAAAAACAGCCCAATTACCTTCGACAATTCCCATTTGGATTATGTTCAAGCCTTTTTTCAGCCATTCCCCTTTTATTTCAAAAGTAACACTTGCTCTTTTTCCATCTGATTCCTTTTCTGTCAGGGCTTTTCCATTTCCGGAAGGCAACTTAATTTCCTGACGGTGACCGTTTACCTCAACTCTCAGAGTTGGCGAATTATTTTTGTTTACATCGACAAAATCCAAAACCAATTTATAAACTGATTTCGTATCCAATTGTTTGGCATTAAAAGTAATTCTAGGGAAATGACGTGGGTAAAATCCAGCCCAATAACCACCTCCTGCCCAACCATCCAAAGGTCCTGGCAGAACATAAGCCCAATTCTTTTCGGGAGTTGAATATCCTACTGAGTAAATACTTTTCTCTCCACCGAAACTTGCCAAATAATTGTCTTTTCCGGCTGGAGCCAATGCAAATTCTGTAGCACTATTGTCTTGTTTACCAATTTGCCAAAGCACATTTTGCGAATAACCTTTTACAACAAACAAAAAGAAAAAAACTGTAAAAACATTTAACTTCATAATATAATCTTTTAGCGATAATTCCCAGAAATTTTCACTTTGATACTTTATAATACCATCCGGGAAAGACAAATATACGGTTTGCTCAATAATCTCCTAATTTAATTTTTGACAAGATTTTGTATTTGTTTTTCAATATCCGTAACTTGTTTTTCAGCTTCAGGTAATGGAAGACCGACATTCATGCCTGGTCGTTTGTGTCCCGTAAATGTTAAATAAGCATCTTTCCTGATGGCCTGTTCTTTCTCTATTAATTGAAAAATGGAATCCCCGTTTTTATATCCTGATAAAACCTCTTTCATATCTGAAGCAGTTGCAACCTTTGTTTCACCCAAATTTAAAAGAATCTGTTTTGCTATAATAAAATGTCCAAGATTGTCTGGATGTATACCATCTGCAGCAAACTTAAACGTTGCATCCTTAATACGTTGATCTTCTAAATATTTTTTCATTGGCCAATGAATATCAATCACGTTCCAATTATTGGTATAGCGATTACTAATTACCCAATCTGAATAAATATCCAACACATTGGCATAGGCTTTCCCTTTTCGCTCATCATAGACAGGAGGTGTAACGTGTATTATGGCAGCACCAGATTGTACTACCTGTTCATGTAACCAATTTATTCCTTCTTGGTATTTTTGAAATCTCTCATTGTCAAAAGGGAGATAAATACCATCATTCATTCCATAACATGCAAATACTAAATCGGGTTTTAATTTATTTAAAACACGATCCAGACGTTCGTGTAAATCAGGGCGAGGAAATTTCCCTCCAGCATGATCAGGTTCAGATAAACCAGAAACTGTTTCACTAGGCAAACCCACATTAATTATTTCGAAATGCCTTTCGGGATATTGTAGACGAAGGTAAGCGTCTATACAGGATACATAATAACCTGCATAAGTAATACTATTTCCTAAAACAACGATTTTCTTTACATTGGCCGGAATAGCATAAGGCTGAGCCAAACATTGATTTTGAATTCCTAAAAAAAGAATTATCATTAAAAAGAAACGTTTCATATTATTAGAAGTTTAGTTTTTTTATTATGAATAAATTAGACGGAGAGCATCTACTTTTTGATCCAAAAAACACAAAAATTAGTATCAATAGTTTTTAATATTCAACGTGATAATCCTTCTTAAACGGTTGGCTGCTCCATGCTTTTTTTGAAGTCCAGTCAGAAGCTGGATCCGTCCAGAATTGATTATCGGCCGGCAAGCCCAGCGGTAAAAATCCTAATGTAGCCATGTATAAACTTCCGGTTGAAGTATATACATCTGCAATCAAAGGTTGCGAACCACAAAAACCTAATACCAACCAACCATTGCTGTCAAAATTATTGCATTGATCATACATACGATGCATCACTGCGCTTATAGCGCAACGAACCTGTGCGGGCTTAATGTATTCAGGCAGTTTTTCCATTAATGCCACTTGTCCCAACGCCTGAAATGCAGCAGTACGGTAGGTGCTGGAACGACCAAATGCCGGATAAGTTCCTTCGGGACTAATAAAACGCTCTGTAAATTCAGAATAACGAATCATGCGTTTCAAAGCGAGCGCATAATCCTCCTCTTTAACCTTGTCTTTTGTTGCCAATACTTTATAAAAATCAACAAGCATTGGGTGAATAACATAACTATTGTAATAATCGAGGCTAAAGCTAGGCCCATCACTATACCATCCATCTCCTACATACCATTCCGTAATTTTCTTTTGTGCGTATTGAAGACGTACTGGATCAGCTTGTTCGCCAATACTCATTAAAAAAGCTTCGTTGATACCTGCAAACAGCAGCCAATTATTGTAAGCACCTGTTCTGGTACGAAGCGCTTTAAACTCTTCGGCCACTCTTTTCTTGGTTACAGAATCCAAAGGTTCCCATAATGCTTTTGGTGCTCTTAAAAATGCTTGAGCCATATAAGCAGCATCAACAATGGGTTGATTTTCTGTTCTAAAATTCAAATAATCGGGATTAGAAGGATCTACTCCATTAGCAATACCTTTCAACAAAGCGGTACGCAACTCTTTACGCATCTTTCCTTCCTTAGTATTATCATCTGGCAAAGCCAACCATGGAGCCACTCCGGCCATAGTACGGCCAACGGCTTCTAGGTATGTTACTTTTTCAGCATTCAATCCATAATCAGAATTCTTTTCTATTGGCATATTTTTCTTTAACGTACTATTCGCCAAATTGAGTATTACTGGCGAAGCCATTTTATACAACAAATTACTCCAATATTCTCGATCCTGCTGTCCAGTTATTACCGCCGTTTTAGACACTTTGCTCTTTTGGGCATTTGCATTATAATTAAATATCCCACCTAAAAAAAGGAAGGAGAATAAGAAAGCGATTATTTGTTTGTTCATTTTGATATTGTTAAATTAATATTTTACAACAATTTAAAGCATTTCCGAATTCACCATCAAAGAAGAATCTAATTACATTAGAAACTTAGTTTTTGCACCACCGGTTTTCCCGACAATTTTCCCTGTGGCAATTCGAACACAAGTGATTTATTGTTGATGGTAACCGTAATTTGTTTCAGGTCTTTGTTCATTTGCGGATCCTGAACCGTAGCTACATATTCATTGCCTTTCAATTCTATTTGTACAATACAGGGATTGGAAACAGAAACATTAACCCCTTGTTGATTAAACACAGCGTTCCCATCATAAAAAACAGCCTGATACAATTTGTTATCCAATGATTTTACTGCCTGTATTGACGTATCGTTTTGCAATACAACAAATGGCAATGTTGCAGTCGGGTTCTCTTTTCCGCAATATACTACATAACCGTAAGTATCATTTTTAACCTCACGACCATGATCTATCCAAAGTCTAAAAATATCTACACTGGAGGGTAAATCTTTTACTGATTTATTAGTAACATTCATTTTTATCCAATCAGCTTTTTTTGTTTCGCAAGTATAATAGGCACTCTTGCTATATTGTGGCAAAACAGTATAAGCAAATTTATCCTGTTGCTTTACCCAAACAGGCTGACCTTTATCAAAAAAGGATTGAACACCTGGTTTCACTTTTTGCCATGAATCATTTTCGAATACTAGTACATCATTCTCTCTGGCCGTTTGATCAATGGTGGTGCGAATTGTTCCTTCCATTTCAGGACGAAGATTATTGACGCCAGCTCCCAAAGCAATCAGATAATCGCCCTGCATAAAATAGGCTTTATGCGCCTGTACTCCATAAATACATTCGTTTGCATTTTTATTATTCCCTTTATCGTTCACACCCTCTTTGTCTGAAGCGTTCTCTTTTTCAAAAACAAAACCAGCCACCGCATTTTCTCCTCCAGAAGTAGCAGCTCCAGCAAAATTAAATTTGCTGTTATACCCTCTCCAGTTGGTAACCGGTTTGATTTTGTCCATTCCTTCACGGGCGGTAACGCCGGGAGAAGCAGTAATATCCCAACCTCCATAAACACTTTTATATTCTGAACCATTGCGCTGGAAAAAAGTCATCCCGTCGCAGTCGAAGAAATTGTAAGCATCTGCAAAATCCGGGGCACTTTCAATTCCATCGCACCTGCTAGAAGCCATGTTTACCATAATGTGATAATCGGGGTTCTTCTTCATCAGGTCGTCGTTATTAAAAAACCATCGAGTACCGCTATAAGCACCACCTTCAAATTGTGGCATATTAATAACTTTTGTTTTAGCTTCCTGTATGAATTGTTCTATTTCTTTTTGTTCGGAATCTGTAAAGGAAGTTTTCCAGTCATTCATCAAACTTTCTGCCAAGCCCAAAGAAGGAATAGTACCACTTCCTCCTTTCATATAGAACGAACCCCTGCCCAAACAAGGCAATTCATACCCTTTGTAGTGATACCAACTACCTCCCCTGAAAAAATTGATTAAGGTTTCTTTATTTTCGGGTATTAATTTCTTTTCCCAAGGAGAACCTTTCAACATCACCAACATCTTCAAAGCATTGTTTCCCCCATCGATGGGATAACCCCAGACCAAACTCTGCTTACCATGTCCCCATCCGGCGCCATCGGCAGTAAATCCTTCTATCCAAAACGATTCATTATAAGTTGCTTGGGAAGTCTGACTGATACCTCTTTGACAGACTTCGGACAACAAATCAATCATGGGAATTGACTTGTACATAAATGCTGTAGGCAATAATGAACGATATGCCAGCGCATTCCCTCCTACCCACCAAACATGGTTGCGGAAACGCTCAATCTGCGCCACGTTGTTATCAGTTGCATCGTTGCGGAAAGGCTGTGTCCAGCTCTGCAAGGCCAGTTCTTTCAATAATACACAGGCATCTTTCTGTAATGGATTCTTGCTCTTACCAGCTTCTACCTCATCCATTTGCTTCAGCAACGAAAAATAAATATTCACTGCCGCCGTAGGAATAAGAAAACAAGAGGCGTGAAACCTCGGAGCTGTATTATTACGGCCTGTTTCCAGATTACCATAGCGAATAATGGCTTTGTAAAATTTATCAGCCAACGCCTCTTTTTCTTTCATTTGACCAAGACGATATGCATCAGCAATTTTCCAAAGGCGGTCAATTGCTTCTGATACCACAGGAGCAATCACTTCCCTTTGCAGTTCCCCTTTGTTAAGCAATATTTTTTCATCTACAATCCTCTTTTCCTGCGATGCCAAATCGGTAAATTGACCATCTTCGCCAAGCAAGGCAAGACATTCCTGACTGCTTTTTTTCATTTCATTCGCCAGTTGAGCATAACGATAAGGAGACTTATTGAAACCCTCTCGATACTTTTTTATAGAGACTTCTTTTTCCGCATCCTTAACCGTCGTGGCTAGCGTCGAATATTTTACATAATTGTCATAAGCCACTTTACGCTCTGCTTCTTGTGCTTGGCCACTAAGGACAACATTCATTGCGCATAAAACAAAAAACAGTTTTTTCATATTAATTTACTTATTACAATTCTTTTAATCTAACCCATTGGGTGTAATTATTTCAACACATAAAAACATAGATTCGGTACGCTCAAAAGTAGGCGTTTCACTTATTTAAAATACACATAGCTCACTATGTGAAAGAAATGTTTTTCTTTTTTAGGATTCCTTTTTTTAATGAAATCTATGTTTCTATGTGTTTAAAAAAAAATCATGAATTATATTTAATGGGTTACAATTCTTTTAATCTATTTTTTTGATACCAATGTAAATTTATTGGTAACACCATCCACACTATTTCCTCCAACAAATATTTCAAAATCACCGGCATCTACTTTTGGTTTTAGATTTTCATCCAAATAGCTCAAATCAGATGAATTTAATGTAAAAGTTACAGTTTGTGTCCCTCCAGCTGGAATACTTACACGTTGAAACGCCCTCAACTGTCTAGGTGCTTGGGTAATATGCTTAGTATGCAAATTCGTAAAATATAATTGTACTATTTCGTCTCCATCTCTACTGCCTGTATTGGTAATATTTACAGACAATTCTATCTTTTCATCTATTGAAAATTTATCTTTTGCAAATTTGATTCCTCCATATTGAAACGTGGTATAAGACAATCCGAAACCGAAAGGATATAAACAGTAATATCTATCTTTAGAAACAATTCCATTGACTTTAGTTTCTGGATACTCCGCAACACTTCCTTCCCTTCCATAAGGACGAGTAATTTGTGTCAATGGAATCTGCCCTGTATGTCTTGGTATAGTTACGGTAGTCTTACCCGATGGGTTCACTTTCCCCGCCAATATTTCGGCAAGAGCATTACCTCCTTCTTCTCCAGCAGGAAACATTTGCAAAACGGCATCCACTTTATCAATCCAGTTTAACATAGTTACAGGTCGGCTATCATCCAACACAACAATAACAGGTTTGCCCAAACTGCTGATTGTTTTTATAAGTTCTTCTTGAACACCCATCAAGTTTAAATCGATTCGGTCTTGCGATTCACCACCAGTCACACTATATTGTCCTCCCATCACCAATACGGTTATATCTGATTGTTTTGCAATATTGACAGCCTCATCAAAACCAGTTTTATCAGTACCGGTAAGTGTACAACCTTTCGCATAACGAATAGTGGCTGTTGAACCAAAAATATTTTTTATTCCATCTACAGGACTTACACTAGGCACTCCGGCTGATGAATATCCTCCTAATTGAGCCACATTGGCATTGGGTCCGATAACAGCTATACTCTTAGCTGTCGCTGCGATTGGCAATACATTGTTTTTATTTTTCAACAATACAATACTTTCTTCTGCTGCTTTTTTTGCCAATGCTCTAAACTCAGGAGCATTACATAATTTGGTAGCCTGAGTGGTATCCTCAATATACGGATGTTCGAACAGTCCCATCTCAAATTTTACACGCAGAATTCGTTTTACGCTTTCATCAATTACCGATTGGTCAATATTTCCTTTTTTAACCTCATCTACTAATTCTACATAAGCTTTGTATCTAGGTAAATCAACATCCAAACCTGCCTTGGCACATATCACAGCTGCCTCTCCCTTTGATTCCGCTATTTTGTGCATGCCCATGGTATGAACTACTCCACTCCAATCCGACACTGTATAGCCTGTAAACCCCCATTCTTTCCTCAATATATCGGTAAGCAGCCATTTATTGGCATGGCAGGGTACTCCATCTATAGCGTTGTAGGCAGCCATTAACGATTTTGCATGGGCTTCGGTTACAGCAGCTTTATAAGGAACCAAATGAATTTCTCTTAGTTCTCTTTCGCTCAATGAAACATTAGCTGCATCCAACCCATTGGAAGGCACAAAATTTGCAGCAAAGTGTTTTGGCGTGCAGATAACTCCATTTTGTTGTACATTCTTGATAAATTCAACAGCAAAACGGGAAGCCAAATAAGGATCTTCCCCATACGTTTCTTCCATTCTCCCATGACGTGGATCCCTTGCCAAATCAAGTACCGGGCTCAATGCCTGTCTTATACCTCGACTATAAGCTTCTTTTCCGATGGCATCTGTTATTTTTTTCATGAGTGGTAAGTCCCATGTACAAGAAAGTGCAATAGACTGAGGGTAAGTAGTAGCACCAAAACCTTTTACTCCATGCAAAGCCTCATCATTTATAAGAGTAGGAATACCTAATCTTGTTTCTTCAACGGCAACTTTTTGAATTTCATTGACCGTTTTAACTCCTTTCGCAGCATCCATATCGGTTGTAGGACAACTAATATGACCCGTACCGTGGGATTTCATTTGCTGACGGATATAATCGATGGAGTATACCCCACTGCTTTTGAATATTTCGTCTCCATCTCCCAAACGCAAAGCACACATTTGGTATACTTTTTCTTCGAGAGTCATTCGGGCAATTAGATCGTTTACTCGCTTCTCAACTGGAAGAGCAGGGTTCTTATAAGGTAAAATTTTACCTTCAGACTTTGTTTGTGCAGTAACCACTCCGCTAAAAAGCAAAGAAACAATAACTGCTGACAATGCAATTGGTGATGAAAATTTCATTTTATTGTTTTTTAGTATTGAATTAATTATTAATAGTTTTTACTTCTAATTATTTTACCTCCCCTTCTTTGCAGTCGTCACACTGAAGCTGTGCACTGAAAGGAAATCTTTTTCTTTATTTTGACCATACTTTAATCTCTCCATTAACTGGCGTTTCAAAAGGTCCTGGAAATGGATCTTTCTCATTTCTCTTTTTGCCAAGATAATCTTTATTTACTATTAAAGGCGAGCCATCAGCATTTTCGTAAGCACAACCTGAAACTTTTGCTTTCCCAAGAAATGCTGTGGTAATTACTTTTCGGTTCTCTTTATTTTTCCAGTTTTCTTTTTCTGATAAAGAAAGATACCAACCGTCTTTTTTCTCTACTATTTTCATATTGGTATCAAAACCAGTATCCAACAAGGGGTTCACTTCTAATTTACAAGCTAATGTGCCCTTGGTATATACATTCCCTCCTAAAAATGAAACCGCACCCATTTTATCTACTCGATTAAGATTGCCTCCACCTATAAATAAATTATTGTAAAATCGGCCGTCACCACTATCTCCATTATCGTCACTATCCGAAGGATAAAAGCTGGCTATTGCTGTAGAATGCGGTACCAGAACAGGTGTTACACGTCGTCCATCATTAACATAGTACGAAATATTACCAGCAATAATGTTGTGGACAAATGCGATTCCTTGTGAAGCTACATCGAACCCTTTTGCTGACAAGAATAAATTATTTGCCAAAAGCATAGGCCCGTGTTGCATTTCTAGAGAACCATCCCCTCTATTATCATGTAGCAGGTTTCCTGTTACCTGTACCCCCTGACACATCCAGTCCAACCAAAGACCAAGAAATCCGCATCGATAAATGTGATTGTTGCTGATGGTTACATCTACTGCACCATGAAACTTAATACCGGCCTGTTCCCAACCAGAATACAACCTCTCCACATGTATATCATGAATCTCATTACCTGTTATGGTGCTGAATGCACAACCAAGACTACCAACAATACCAACCTGCTCACAATGATGGATATGATTGTTACGAACAATATGACTACCCACCTTATCTTTGCTCCAGCCATCTTTTATAGCCCTAAGCACACAATCTGTATAAGGATCTGCAGCGCCACCATCGTTGGTATTATCAAACTTATCACCATACTTTCCAAGTGCAATTCCTGCGCATTTCGAATAACTAACTTCATTATTCTCAATAATCCAACCTTTGTTCCAATACGCTGAGATTATTCCAATCTGTCCAGCACTAGGTGGTGCCCAAGGTGTGGCTGCGTTACGCATATCAAAGCCACTAACGGTAATATAATTCATTCCAGTTTTTTCGGGTGTAAACACAGTTTGACGCACATTGATTTCTACATTTTGTTCATTTGGATTTATGCCCGGAAATTGTGCCCAAATGGTGGTATTATCTAGCGTTACATTGCAGCTCCATACTGGCTTACTGTTTGTATCCGAAAACAAATCAGACCAATGTGCTGCCTCATTTAACCAATGCCCATTTAGATAAACTGCACCTGTATGGTGTTTCCGGGTCATCGTTGCAGGAAGCACAATGGCTTTGTTCTTGCTATCTCGACCATCTGGTGTAAACCAGTCGCCATGAATCAAATCTTCATAAGGATTGAATTTATCAAAGAAGGAATTAGGCAGGGTTACTTTCCAAACGTTGTTGCTTACAAGCGTCCATCCTTTTACGATTTCAGAACCTGTAATGATCACCTTTTCGCCCGATGCAGCTCTATACACAATACGTTTTGTATTCGATTCTCCACCTCTAGGAGGAGTTACTCTCTCCCGATAAGTTCCTCCATGTACCGTAATAATATCCCCAGGCATTGCTTTGTTGGCCGCAGCCATAATGGTTTTAAAGGGTTTAGACGAAGAGCCATCACCCCCATCGTTACCATTTACAGACACATGAAATTCTTTACCAAGAGCCTCTGTATTATTGCTTTTAGTTTTTATATCATTCTTAAAACCATTCTGTGCAAATAAACTAGTACACAGAATACAAGTTAAAATGGAAATAAAATTTCTTAAATTAGCCTTTTTCATTTTATAGTTATTATTTTATATGACTTTTATTTTTTATTTATTCATTAGCTCTTGTGACAATTGTCTATTTCTTAAAAGGCACCACAACATTCCATGAGTGCGTACCATATTCAAAACCACCCGGGCCATCCATCGTGGCAAAAAAGAAATAAACCGGTTTACCATTTTCAAAATAGATAAAAGGTCTTTCCAGTTGTCCCATCGTTTCTGTTTTCCCATCATTGTAACGAAGTGTTCGGGAATAGGCTTTAGGTGAATCTGCAACAGTCCATTGAATAGCATCTTTTGAATTGGCTAATACTCCTGCG belongs to Flavobacterium gilvum and includes:
- a CDS encoding glycoside hydrolase family 3 N-terminal domain-containing protein, which translates into the protein MKFSSPIALSAVIVSLLFSGVVTAQTKSEGKILPYKNPALPVEKRVNDLIARMTLEEKVYQMCALRLGDGDEIFKSSGVYSIDYIRQQMKSHGTGHISCPTTDMDAAKGVKTVNEIQKVAVEETRLGIPTLINDEALHGVKGFGATTYPQSIALSCTWDLPLMKKITDAIGKEAYSRGIRQALSPVLDLARDPRHGRMEETYGEDPYLASRFAVEFIKNVQQNGVICTPKHFAANFVPSNGLDAANVSLSERELREIHLVPYKAAVTEAHAKSLMAAYNAIDGVPCHANKWLLTDILRKEWGFTGYTVSDWSGVVHTMGMHKIAESKGEAAVICAKAGLDVDLPRYKAYVELVDEVKKGNIDQSVIDESVKRILRVKFEMGLFEHPYIEDTTQATKLCNAPEFRALAKKAAEESIVLLKNKNNVLPIAATAKSIAVIGPNANVAQLGGYSSAGVPSVSPVDGIKNIFGSTATIRYAKGCTLTGTDKTGFDEAVNIAKQSDITVLVMGGQYSVTGGESQDRIDLNLMGVQEELIKTISSLGKPVIVVLDDSRPVTMLNWIDKVDAVLQMFPAGEEGGNALAEILAGKVNPSGKTTVTIPRHTGQIPLTQITRPYGREGSVAEYPETKVNGIVSKDRYYCLYPFGFGLSYTTFQYGGIKFAKDKFSIDEKIELSVNITNTGSRDGDEIVQLYFTNLHTKHITQAPRQLRAFQRVSIPAGGTQTVTFTLNSSDLSYLDENLKPKVDAGDFEIFVGGNSVDGVTNKFTLVSKK
- a CDS encoding right-handed parallel beta-helix repeat-containing protein, producing the protein MKKANLRNFISILTCILCTSLFAQNGFKNDIKTKSNNTEALGKEFHVSVNGNDGGDGSSSKPFKTIMAAANKAMPGDIITVHGGTYRERVTPPRGGESNTKRIVYRAASGEKVIITGSEIVKGWTLVSNNVWKVTLPNSFFDKFNPYEDLIHGDWFTPDGRDSKNKAIVLPATMTRKHHTGAVYLNGHWLNEAAHWSDLFSDTNSKPVWSCNVTLDNTTIWAQFPGINPNEQNVEINVRQTVFTPEKTGMNYITVSGFDMRNAATPWAPPSAGQIGIISAYWNKGWIIENNEVSYSKCAGIALGKYGDKFDNTNDGGAADPYTDCVLRAIKDGWSKDKVGSHIVRNNHIHHCEQVGIVGSLGCAFSTITGNEIHDIHVERLYSGWEQAGIKFHGAVDVTISNNHIYRCGFLGLWLDWMCQGVQVTGNLLHDNRGDGSLEMQHGPMLLANNLFLSAKGFDVASQGIAFVHNIIAGNISYYVNDGRRVTPVLVPHSTAIASFYPSDSDDNGDSGDGRFYNNLFIGGGNLNRVDKMGAVSFLGGNVYTKGTLACKLEVNPLLDTGFDTNMKIVEKKDGWYLSLSEKENWKNKENRKVITTAFLGKAKVSGCAYENADGSPLIVNKDYLGKKRNEKDPFPGPFETPVNGEIKVWSK